The following proteins come from a genomic window of Spea bombifrons isolate aSpeBom1 chromosome 10, aSpeBom1.2.pri, whole genome shotgun sequence:
- the VEGFB gene encoding vascular endothelial growth factor B, translating to MESSLARSAIWLVVLLTCTLTMVCGLQTQSAHKFGEGLSIMDLYNRSQCQPRWVLLNILVEFPQFAEFLFLPSCVSVLRCTGCCLDEGLSCVPTKMHNITMQVIKTKLLQSEFTEIGITQHTRCQCRPKDRVLLKANRISVKGEKETKKNRGKGKKERGTNKSPRPLCLPCDRRKILNPVTCKCVCHLSNKKCTRKGQRFNKEQCRCEKVRS from the exons ATGGAAAGCTCCCTAGCCAGGTCAGCCATTTGGCTAGTAGTCTTACTGACGTGCACCCTCACCATG GTTTGTGGATTACAGACCCAGTCAGCTCACAAATTTGGAGAAG GCCTTTCCATTATGGACTTATATAATCGAAGCCAGTGCCAGCCTCGTTGGGTACTTCTCAATATTCTAGTTGAGTTCCCACAATTTGCAGAGTTCCTTTTCTTACCGTCCTGTGTGTCTGTCCTTCGCTGCACTGGGTGCTGTTTGGATGAAGGTCTAAGTTGTGTTCCCACTAAGATGCACAACATAACCATGCAG GTCATTAAGACTAAATTGCTTCAGTCTGAATTTACAGAGATTGGCATCACCCAGCATACGCGCTGTCAGTGCAG GCCAAAGGACAGAGTCTTATTAAAGGCAAACag GATATCAGTAAAAggtgaaaaagaaacaaaaaaaaatagaggaaaaggaaagaaagaaagaggaacCAACAAAAGCCCTAG GCCTTTATGTCTACCATGTGACCGGCGGAAAATACTAAACCCTGTAACCTGCAAATGTGTTTGTCACCTGAGTAATAAGAAATGTACCCGAAAAGGACAAAGATTTAACAAAGAGCAGTGCAG GTGTGAGAAAGTCAGGAGTTGA